The following are encoded together in the Tripterygium wilfordii isolate XIE 37 chromosome 18, ASM1340144v1, whole genome shotgun sequence genome:
- the LOC119984826 gene encoding uncharacterized protein LOC119984826: protein MTSNWSAENATKAYLRALKMGKRGKEPDVGEFISALAAGNNAQLMVIMVSPNSAGNDAKSTVLALVAAAHQTGGRTICILPSIHHVHQTKQGLGPYANSVEFMVRDDARTLLLNEYKGADFVVIDCDMDDYKGLFGAAKEGLKDHGNVKGVVVGYNALHKESWCEGGSEEEEENTHFLPIGDGLLVTKIGGSGKVRGGHGGCKRRSRWVVKVDECTGEEHVFRITSQKEIIKA, encoded by the exons atgactaGTAATTGGTCAGCTGAGAATGCAACCAAGGCTTATCTTCGAGCATTGAAAATG GGCAAAAGAGGTAAAGAGCCAGATGTGGGAGAGTTCATATCAGCACTTGCAGCAGGCAACAATGCACAGCTAATGGTAATAATGGTATCTCCCAACTCAGCTGGCAATGATGCCAAATCCACCGTGCTAGCTCTCGTGGCGGCCGCGCATCAAACCGGTGGACGAACCATTTGTATTCTTCCTTCTATCCACCATGTTCATCAAACCAAACAAGGTCTAGGGCCATATGCCAATAGTGTTGAGTTTATGGTAAGGGATGATGCAAGAACCCTCTTATTGAATGAATACAAAGGAGCAGACTTTGTGGTTATTGATTGCGATATGGATGATTATAAAGGACTGTTTGGAGCTGCAAAAGAGGGTCTAAAGGATCATGGGAATGTTAAGGGGGTTGTAGTTGGATACAATGCACTTCACAAGGAGTCATGGTGTGAGGGTGGAtctgaggaagaggaggagaacACCCACTTCTTGCCAATCGGAGATGGGTTGTTGGTGACAAAAATAGGTGGCTCCGGGAAGGTTCGTGGTGGCCATGGTGGCTGTAAGAGGAGGAGTAGGTGGGTTGTTAAAGTGGATGAGTGTACTGGTGAGGAACATGTCTTTAGGATCACTAGTCAGAAAGAGATTATTAAAGCTTAA
- the LOC119984221 gene encoding probable protein S-acyltransferase 14 yields MHRSGVVMAWNVFKFCTALRGLGSIMILLVLGVVGVTYYAVVLTNFGPALYDGGLDSLIALAVLIPFHLLLMMLLWSYFSVVLTDPGSVPPNWRPAVDEERGEADPLSGPEFSSLQVDPSSQRVRYCRKCNQQKPPRCHHCSVCGRCVLKMDHHCVWVVNCVGALNYKYFLLFLFYTFLETSLVTLALLPHFIAFFSDGEIPGTPGTLATTFLAFVLNLAFALSVLGFLIMHVSLVAANMTTIEAYEKKTTPKWRYDLGRKKNFEQVFGMDKRSWFIPAYKEEDIRRMPALQGLEYPSKPDFDSQ; encoded by the exons ATGCACAGATCTGGAGTTGTTATGGCGTGGAATGTCTTCAAATTCTGCACGGCCTTGAGGGGCCTGGGCTCGATCATGATCCTCTTGGTGCTCGGGGTGGTGGGTGTCACCTATTACGCTGTAGTTTTGACCAATTTTGGCCCGGCTTTGTACGACGGTGGCCTGGATTCCCTCATTGCTCTTGCTGTTTTGATCCCCTTCCACTTGCTG CTGATGATGTTATTATGGAGCTATTTTTCAGTGGTTTTGACCGATCCCGGTAGTGTGCCTCCTAATTGGAGGCCTGCTGTCGATGAGGAGAGAGGGGAGGCTGACCCATTAAGTGGTCCAGAATTTAGTTCTTTGCAGGTTGACCCATCTAGTCAAAGGGTCCGCTATTGTAGGAAATGTAACCAGCAGAAGCCACCTCGTTGCCATCATTGCTCTGTTT GTGGGCGGTGTGTGCTGAAGATGGATCACCATTGTGTATGGGTTGTCAATTGTGTTGGGGCATTAAATTACAAGTATTTTCTACTATTTTTG TTTTACACATTTCTTGAGACAAGTCTTGTGACTTTGGCACTGCTACCACATTTCATTGCATTTTTTAGTGATGGAGAGATTCCTGGAACTCCTGGCACCCTTGCAACTACATTTCTTGCCTTTG TTTTGAATCTAGCATTTGCATTGAGTGTTTTGGGCTTTCTGATCATGCACGTATCTTTGGTGGCTGCTAATATGACAACTATTGAG GCATATGAGAAGAAGACCACCCCTAAATGGCGATATGACCTTGGTCGGAAGAAGAACTTTGAACAG GTGTTTGGCATGGACAAGCGATCCTGGTTCATTCCAGCTTATAAAGAAGAAGATATACGACGAATGCCTGCACTTCAAGGCCTTGAATATCCATCGAAGCCAGACTTTGATTCGCAATAG
- the LOC119984706 gene encoding uncharacterized protein LOC119984706: MASMALPSGYSYYKNYQNRRRGSSLPCISLSQQHNNDEPIDQKSNHQLPRRDIILRSSELAVIGAIFSFSGKKPDYLGVQKNQPALALCPATKNCISTSENIADLTHYAPPWNYNGGRGRKNPVSREVAMKELLDVIKSTKPDKFTPRILEQKEDYVRVEYESPILGFVDDVEFWFPPGNNSIVEYRSASRLGNFDFDINRKRIKALRLELEKKGWAPEDTF; the protein is encoded by the exons ATGGCTTCAATGGCGTTACCGAGTGGCTATAGTTACTACAAGAATTACCAAAATCGCAGACGTGGATCCAGTCTTCCTTGTATCAGCCTTTCTCAGCAGCACAATAATGATGAACCAATTGACCAAAAATCTAATCACCAGCTCCCTCGAAG GGATATCATACTGCGGAGCAGCGAATTAGCAGTAATTGGGGCTATTTTCAGCTTCAG TGGAAAAAAGCCAGATTACCTTGGAGTACAGAAGAACCAACCGGCGTTGGCTCTGTGTCCGGCTACCAAGAACTGTATATCAACTTCGGAGAATATCGCCGATCTCACTCACTATGCCCCTCCTTG GAACTATAATGGAGGACGCGGTAGGAAAAACCCTGTGAGCAGAGAAGTTGCCATGAAGGAGCTTCTAGATGTG ATTAAATCAACAAAGCCAGACAAGTTTACGCCAAGGATTTTAGAGCAGAAGGAGGATTATGTGCGAGTAGAATATGAAAGTCCCATCTTAGGA TTTGTTGATGATGTGGAGTTCTGGTTCCCACCCGGCAACAACTCAATTGTGGAGTATCGATCTGCATCAAGGCTtggaaactttgattttgatatcaATAGAAAGAGaataaag GCATTGCGACTTGAATTGGAGAAGAAAGGATGGGCACCTGAAGACACCTTCTAA
- the LOC119983851 gene encoding AT-hook motif nuclear-localized protein 1-like, with translation MEPREGINSGVTVIGAEAPSTYHVAQRTENVSQISGPPEVSASPVCVGLAGIPGKKKRGRPRKYGPDGTPVAALSPTPISSSAPPGGEFSAGMRSKAWSGNLEKKQKRMGMENSDDWAACSSGANFTAHVIIVNSGEDVLMKIMSFSQQGPRSICILSANGLVSNVTLRQPDASGGTLTYEGRFEILSLSGSFMPTQIHGSRSKYGGVSVTLASPNGQVVGGGVAGVLVAASSVQVVIGSFLPSSYPEPKLKKQAPSPATPSTTVSASVPDPNGGKEGPQINSATRPGGSSSVPLFREPSATDINKTLAGPKP, from the exons ATGGAACCAAGAGAAGGTATTAATTCAGGAGTTACTGTAATAGGAGCAGAAGCCCCATCAACGTATCACGTGGCACAGAGGACTGAAAACGTCAGCCAAATTTCTGGGCCACCGGAAGTGTCTGCATCACCGGTTTGTGTAGGATTGGCTGGAATACcagggaaaaagaagagagggagaCCTAGGAAATATGGACCGGATGGGACTCCAGTTGCAGCATTGTCACCAACTCCAATTTCATCTTCAGCTCCCCCTGGTGGTGAGTTCTCTGCTGGGATGCGGAGTAAAGCATGGTCGGGGAATTTGGAGAAAAAGCAGAAGAGAATGGGAATGGAGAATTCTG ATGATTGGGCTGCATGTTCTTCTGGTGCGAATTTTACCGCTCATGTCATAATCGTGAATAGTGGCGAG gatGTTTTGATGAAGATTATGTCATTTTCCCAACAAGGCCCTCGATCGATCTGCATTCTGTCTGCTAATGGATTGGTATCAAATGTTACTCTTCGGCAACCTGATGCCTCTGGTGGTACTTTGACGTATGAG GGTCGCTTTGAAATTCTTTCTTTGTCTGGATCATTTATGCCCACTCAAATTCATGGATCAAGAAGCAAATATGGGGGTGTGAGTGTCACATTGGCAAGCCCTAATGGCCAGGTTGTTGGGGGTGGTGTAGCTGGAGTGTTGGTAGCTGCAAGTTCTGTGCAG GTTGTTATAGGCAGTTTCCTACCAAGCAGCTATCCAGAGCCAAAATTAAAGAAACAAGCTCCTAGTCCTGCTACTCCATCAACTACTGTATCTGCTTCTGTACCTGATCCCAATGGGGGAAAAGAAGGGCCCCAAATTAATAGCGCCACAAGACCAGGCGGTTCTTCTTCGGTTCCTCTCTTTAGAGAGCCCTCGGCCACtgacatcaacaaaacattggCTGGTCCTAAACCCTAG
- the LOC119984614 gene encoding uncharacterized protein LOC119984614 has translation MNPHKIEDNLSDQHALGPPLVSQIIRSHPSMEDINPDTNTDQPFSSLPEIVIFRSSSSDSPSHSSDDNDDSQSHPTHPDSLADYNPSTNSNSDVNPHPPAYISPEPHMSSQFYTFNTESHSLMIRCILEGRLATPAEIGAATPRSVLKSWRSVWKDRNEDTAYLTAWKRIQDKLTAHVDSESGNEFLCFKNNSQQFVSHINQWQDIVMSFHGDADLKHLGLRETIERIKQVWTVGAKFYGIPESYIRVCVASCPVCSASTGSSSGSKRRRFEYTESFDVPAKEVPNRLQQLAAKHNVVLCIRQKYIRYKPFLAEVKDYACHRAGEPAAKKSRILKREPYVSKRCGCGFRIRAIVPISNYNEKDKTFIYQEEGMAVFKLYAVHSGHEPGPLDGNARIMHRVVGHKGGFMIDQEMIYGVREDGENDGFRYLGKDDGDLQFSILQQLQDLRSEIGLFEGRIGKIPRELLGSVSRDLFDVVNKFRSLGEDGSKSAGLLSDKPLPDDVLVGANGLVHWSDQHHDKIYVNGKEAELIEDDEDSFGRSLGGVVSWEQMRAECRSQKDLIRESCRPEKWFKCSDFDEKSILECEDTKLTKPLRHDEAIVSDVGLVGIQVDSFYQENPKWYDSPCGLDSNEECGDSEFRHGEIV, from the coding sequence ATGAATCCCCATAAAATTGAAGATAACCTCTCCGATCAACATGCTCTGGGCCCGCCACTGGTTTCCCAGATCATCCGATCGCATCCTTCCATGGAAGACATCAACCCCGACACCAACACGGACCAGCCCTTCTCTTCTCTGCCCGAAATCGTCATCTTTCGCTCCTCTTCCTCCGACTCACCCAGTCACTCCTCCGATGACAACGACGACTCACAGAGTCACCCCACTCATCCCGATTCACTGGCGGATTACAATCCCAGCACTAACAGTAACTCTGACGTTAACCCTCACCCTCCGGCCTACATTAGCCCCGAGCCGCACATGTCTTCCCAATTCTACACTTTCAACACCGAGTCACACTCGCTCATGATTCGCTGCATCCTCGAGGGACGACTCGCGACGCCGGCCGAGATCGGAGCCGCGACGCCGAGGTCTGTCCTGAAATCGTGGCGCTCCGTGTGGAAGGACCGGAATGAGGACACCGCGTACCTTACGGCGTGGAAGCGTATCCAGGACAAGCTTACGGCTCACGTGGACTCTGAATCTGGTAACGAATTTCTCTGCTTCAAGAACAATTCTCAACAATTTGTTTCTCACATTAACCAATGGCAAGATATTGTGATGAGTTTTCATGGTGACGCGGACTTAAAACACTTAGGACTTAGAGAAactattgagagaattaagcaagtATGGACTGTAGGAGCTAAATTTTATGGCATACCTGAGAGTTACATTAGGGTTTGTGTTGCTTCTTGTCCTGTTTGCTCGGCCTCCACGGGATCTTCTTCGGGAAGTAAGAGACGTAGGTTTGAGTACACTGAGTCATTTGATGTGCCAGCTAAGGAGGTACCCAATAGGTTGCAACAATTGGCAGCTAAGCATAATGTTGTACTTTGCATTAGGCAGAAGTACATTAGGTATAAGCCATTTCTTGCCGAAGTTAAGGATTATGCCTGTCACAGGGCAGGTGAACCTGCAGCAAAGAAGTCAAGGATTTTGAAGAGGGAGCCCTATGTATCAAAGAGGTGTGGATGTGGATTTAGGATTAGGGCAATAGTTCCTATCTCCAATTATAATGAGAAGGACAAGACTTTCATTTATCAAGAAGAGGGGATGGCTGTGTTTAAGTTATATGCAGTTCATTCCGGGCATGAGCCAGGGCCGTTGGATGGCAATGCTAGGATTATGCATCGTGTCGTGGGGCACAAAGGTGGGTTTATGATAGACCAAGAAATGATCTATGGGGTGCGTGAGGACGGGGAGAATGATGGATTTAGGTATTTGGGGAAAGATGATGGGGATTTGCAATTTTCTATTTTGCAGCAGTTGCAAGACTTGAGGTCGGAAATTGGTTTGTTTGAAGGCAGAATTGGTAAAATCCCACGCGAATTGTTGGGTTCCGTATCTCGGGATCTGTTTGATGTTGTGAATAAATTCAGGAGTTTAGGGGAAGATGGTTCGAAGAGTGCTGGATTGCTTTCTGACAAGCCTCTTCCAGATGATGTGCTGGTGGGAGCAAATGGTTTGGTGCATTGGAGTGATCAACATCATGATAAGATATATGTGAATGGGAAGGAGGCAGAATTAATCGAGGATGATGAAGACAGCTTTGGCCGGTCACTTGGGGGTGTTGTTTCTTGGGAGCAGATGAGAGCAGAGTGTAGAAGTCAGAAAGACCTGATTCGTGAGTCTTGTAGGCCTGAAAAGTGGTTCAAATGCAGTGATTTTGACGAGAAGAGCATTCTTGAATGTGAAGATACTAAACTAACTAAGCCCTTGAGACATGATGAGGCTATAGTGTCAGATGTAGGTCTTGTTGGTATACAGGTTGACAGTTTCTACCAAGAGAACCCTAAATGGTATGACTCTCCTTGTGGATTGGATTCCAATGAAGAATGTGGAGACAGCGAATTCAGACATGGGGAGATTGTGTAG
- the LOC119983290 gene encoding LOB domain-containing protein 19, with protein sequence MSSNNNGGGGGGGGGGGGGPCGACKFLRRKCVKGCIFAPYFDAEQGTAHFAAVHKVFGASNASKLLMRIPAHKRLDAVLTLCYEALARVRDPVYGCVGHIFTLQQQVVSLQAEFAYVQARLSTLQRLPSPTPHHQTPSPPSLHSVTSSETAASTTSDLNSSIPMHFDPSPVLLQHQLPSTQLAAPSFCSTVPLMEDQELVDGDFRALARQFVSRYLPGVMFKPSSSH encoded by the exons ATGAGTAGCAACAATAacggaggtggaggtggaggtggaggtggaggtggtggtgggccTTGTGGTGCGTGCAAGTTTTTAAGGAGGAAGTGTGTGAAGGGATGCATATTTGCACCGTATTTTGACGCGGAGCAAGGCACGGCACACTTCGCCGCGGTGCACAAAGTGTTCGGTGCAAGCAATGCTTCGAAGCTTCTGATGAGGATACCCGCGCATAAGCGGCTCGATGCGGTTCTCACGCTTTGTTATGAGGCTCTGGCTAGGGTTCGAGACCCTGTTTATGGTTGTGTTGGTCACATCTTCACTCTCCAGCaacag GTGGTGAGTTTGCAGGCAGAATTCGCCTATGTTCAGGCACGGCTCTCAACATTGCAACGCCTCCCATCACCAACACCGCATCATCaaacaccatcaccaccaagtcTTCATTCAGTTACTTCTTCAGAGACAGCAGCATCTACTACTTCGGACTTGAATTCTAGCATACCTATGCATTTTGATCCTTCACCAGTACTACTACAGCACCAACTACCATCCACACAACTAGCTGCACCAAGTTTTTGTAGCACAGTGCCATTAATGGAAGATCAAGAACTCGTGGATGGAGATTTCCGAGCCTTGGCTCGTCAATTCGTCTCTAGGTACTTGCCAGGAGTAATGTTCAAGCCTTCTAGTTCGCACTAA